From Macaca mulatta isolate MMU2019108-1 chromosome 3, T2T-MMU8v2.0, whole genome shotgun sequence, the proteins below share one genomic window:
- the CHRM2 gene encoding muscarinic acetylcholine receptor M2: MNNSTNSSNNSLALTSPYKTFEVVFIVLVAGSLSLVTIIGNILVMVSIKVNRHLQTVNNYFLFSLACADLIIGVFSMNLYTLYTVIGYWPLGPVVCDLWLALDYVVSNASVMNLLIISFDRYFCVTKPLTYPVKRTTKMAGMMIAAAWVLSFILWAPAILFWQFIVGVRTVKDGECYIQFFSNAAVTFGTAIAAFYLPVIIMTVLYWHISRASKSRIKKEKKEPVANQDPVSPSLVQGRIVKPNNNNMPSSDDGLEHNKIQNGKAPRDPVTENCVQGEEKESSNDSTSVSAVASNMRDDEITQDENTVSTSLGHSKDENSKQTCIKIGTKTPKSDSCTPTNTTVEVVGSSGQNGDEKQNIVARKIVKMTKQPAKKKPPPSREKKVTRTILAILLAFIITWAPYNVMVLINTFCAPCIPNTVWTIGYWLCYINSTINPACYALCNATFKKTFKHLLMCHYKNIGATR; the protein is encoded by the coding sequence ATGAATAACTCAACAAACTCCTCTAACAATAGCCTGGCTCTTACCAGTCCTTATAAGACATTTGAAGTGGTGTTTATTGTCCTGGTGGCTGGATCCCTCAGTTTGGTGACCATTATCGGGAACATTCTAGTCATGGTTTCCATTAAAGTCAACCGCCACCTCCAGACCGTCAACAATTACTTTTTGTTCAGCTTGGCCTGTGCTGACCTTATCATAGGTGTTTTCTCCATGAACTTGTACACCCTCTACACTGTGATAGGTTACTGGCCTTTGGGACCTGTGGTGTGTGACCTTTGGCTAGCCCTGGACTATGTGGTCAGCAATGCCTCAGTTATGAATCTGCTCATCATCAGCTTTGACAGGTACTTCTGTGTCACAAAACCTCTGACCTACCCAGTCAAGCGGACCACAAAAATGGCAGGTATGATGATTGCAGCTGCCTGGGTCCTCTCTTTCATCCTCTGGGCTCCAGCCATTCTATTCTGGCAGTTCATTGTAGGGGTGAGAACTGTGAAGGATGGGGAGTGCTACATTCAGTTTTTTTCCAATGCTGCTGTCACCTTTGGTACGGCCATTGCAGCATTCTATTTGCCAGTGATCATCATGACTGTGCTATACTGGCACATATCCCGAGCCAGCAAGAGCAggataaagaaggaaaagaaggagccTGTGGCCAACCAAGACCCCGTTTCTCCAAGTCTGGTACAAGGAAGGATAGTGAAGCCAAACAATAACAACATGCCCAGCAGTGACGATGGCCTGGAGCACAACAAAATCCAGAATGGCAAAGCCCCCAGAGATCCTGTGACTGAAAACTGTGttcagggagaggagaaagagagctCCAATGACTCCACCTCAGTCAGTGCTGTTGCCTCTAATATGAGAGATGACGAAATAACTCAGGATGAAAACACAGTTTCCACTTCCCTGGGCCATTCCAAAGATGAGAACTCTAAGCAAACATGCATCAAAATTGGCACCAAGACTCCCAAAAGTGACTCATGTACCCCAACTAATACCACCGTGGAGGTAGTGGGGTCTTCAGGTCAGAATGGAGATGAAAAGCAGAACATTGTAGCCCGCAAGATTGTGAAGATGACTAAGCAGCCTGCAAAAAAGAAGCCTCCTCCTTCCCGAGAAAAGAAAGTCACCAGGACAATCTTGGCTATTCTGTTGGCTTTCATCATCACTTGGGCCCCATACAATGTCATGGTGCTCATTAACACCTTTTGTGCACCTTGCATCCCCAACACTGTGTGGACAATCGGTTACTGGCTTTGTTACATCAACAGCACTATCAACCCTGCCTGCTATGCACTTTGTAATGCCACCTTCAAGAAGACCTTTAAACACCTTCTCATGTGTCATTATAAGAACATAGGCGCTACAAGGTAA